The following coding sequences lie in one Pontibacter sp. G13 genomic window:
- a CDS encoding AraC family transcriptional regulator, giving the protein MNTSPIAFPQTEDLLVYTRTQEVRQSFFNDGVMIVHVIRGTESIRVGHRSYSVQAGQYLIVNPKEHIQRSSNASSGQVESILLFLRPERIMDQLRALDWSLSSNLGLTKGNKWELCEHVYDMEVGPFACTLRKLSEDISFQTYKVEQQIEGILEQASQKLVEQQMAVFHQLDRLNCAKLSTRMELYRRLSIAKGHIHAHLDEPLDLDTLSQVACLSKYHFIRLFKEVYEQTPRQYLIARRLERASSLLIHSSKTFHEICHEVGLKDSSSFGRLFKRNFGATPQIYRQMHAAS; this is encoded by the coding sequence GTGAATACCTCTCCAATCGCTTTCCCCCAAACTGAGGATCTATTGGTGTATACCCGCACCCAAGAGGTACGCCAGTCTTTCTTCAATGATGGGGTCATGATTGTCCACGTAATTCGCGGTACGGAGAGCATCCGGGTAGGACATCGTTCTTATAGCGTTCAAGCCGGGCAATATCTCATCGTCAACCCCAAAGAGCACATTCAACGCTCCAGCAACGCATCCTCTGGACAAGTGGAAAGCATCTTATTGTTTTTGCGTCCCGAACGGATTATGGACCAGCTACGGGCTTTGGACTGGTCATTGTCCTCCAATCTGGGTTTGACCAAAGGAAATAAATGGGAGTTGTGCGAACACGTCTATGATATGGAGGTTGGGCCATTCGCTTGTACACTCAGGAAATTGTCTGAAGACATTTCTTTCCAGACCTACAAGGTGGAACAACAGATCGAGGGAATTTTGGAGCAGGCAAGTCAGAAGTTGGTAGAACAACAAATGGCTGTCTTTCATCAGCTCGATCGCTTGAATTGCGCCAAGCTCTCCACTCGGATGGAATTGTATCGTCGCCTGAGCATCGCCAAGGGCCACATTCATGCCCATCTGGATGAACCATTGGATCTAGACACGCTTTCACAGGTCGCATGTCTTTCCAAGTACCATTTCATCCGCCTGTTCAAAGAAGTGTATGAACAGACTCCCCGACAATACCTGATCGCCCGCCGATTGGAACGAGCCAGTAGCCTGCTCATCCATTCATCCAAGACCTTCCACGAGATCTGTCACGAAGTGGGCCTGAAAGATAGCAGCTCATTTGGAAGATTGTTCAAACGCAACTTTGGCGCGACTCCACAGATCTATCGTCAGATGCATGCGGCAAGCTGA